One window from the genome of Pseudonocardia hierapolitana encodes:
- a CDS encoding amidohydrolase family protein, whose amino-acid sequence MIIDCHGHYTTVPGAQQEFRDAQLAALADPALPAPSPATISDDAIRESVEGNQLRILRERGGDLMLFSPRASSMGHHVTDPATARAWAETSNDLVARVVGLFPQHFAAVCQLPQIPGGALDDAVAELRRCVDAGFVGCNLNPDPSGGFWTSPPLTDPYWYPLYEAMVELDVPAMVHVSGSCNPSFHALGAHYLNADTSAFMQFVEGELFTRFPALRVVIPHGGGAVPYHWGRYRGLAIRMGRPDPGTLLSNVFFDTCVYHQPGIDLLARVVPAENILFASEMLGAVRGADPETGVAWDDTKAYVDRLELTAEQRQKIFEGNARRVYPRLDAQLRAAGR is encoded by the coding sequence GTGATCATCGACTGCCACGGTCACTACACGACCGTGCCGGGAGCGCAGCAGGAGTTCCGGGACGCCCAGCTGGCCGCGCTGGCCGACCCGGCGCTGCCGGCGCCCTCGCCCGCGACCATCAGCGACGACGCGATCCGGGAGAGCGTGGAGGGCAACCAGCTGCGGATCCTGCGCGAGCGCGGCGGTGACCTCATGCTCTTCTCCCCGCGCGCCTCCTCGATGGGGCACCACGTCACCGACCCGGCCACCGCGCGGGCCTGGGCGGAGACGAGCAACGACCTCGTCGCCCGCGTCGTCGGCCTCTTCCCGCAGCACTTCGCCGCGGTCTGCCAGCTGCCCCAGATCCCGGGCGGGGCGCTCGACGACGCCGTCGCCGAGCTGCGCCGGTGCGTGGACGCGGGGTTCGTCGGCTGCAACCTCAACCCCGACCCGTCCGGCGGGTTCTGGACCTCGCCGCCGCTCACCGACCCGTACTGGTACCCGCTGTACGAGGCGATGGTGGAGCTCGACGTGCCGGCGATGGTGCACGTCTCCGGCTCGTGCAACCCCAGCTTCCACGCCCTCGGCGCGCACTACCTCAACGCCGACACCTCCGCGTTCATGCAGTTCGTCGAGGGCGAGTTGTTCACCCGGTTCCCGGCGCTGCGCGTCGTCATCCCGCACGGCGGCGGTGCCGTCCCCTACCACTGGGGCCGCTACCGGGGGCTCGCGATCCGGATGGGCAGGCCGGACCCGGGCACGCTGCTCTCCAACGTCTTCTTCGACACCTGCGTGTACCACCAGCCCGGCATCGACCTTCTCGCTCGCGTGGTGCCGGCCGAGAACATCCTGTTCGCCTCGGAGATGCTCGGCGCCGTCCGCGGCGCGGACCCCGAGACCGGCGTGGCGTGGGACGACACCAAGGCCTACGTCGACCGGCTCGAGCTCACGGCGGAGCAGCGGCAGAAGATCTTCGAGGGGAACGCGCGCCGCGTCTACCCCCGCCTGGACGCGCAGCTGCGGGCTGCGGGGAGGTAG
- a CDS encoding 4-carboxy-4-hydroxy-2-oxoadipate aldolase/oxaloacetate decarboxylase, whose amino-acid sequence MSVVVRNPARTERALVDGLGQLGVSTVHEAQGRSHLLDPALRPIWPGARVAGTAVTVSVPPGDNWMLHVAVEQCAEGDLLVVAPTTPSSAGYFGELLATAVAHRGVRGLVIDAGCRDVAELRDMGFPVWSRHVSAFGTVKETLGSVNVGLVCAGQWVEPGDVVLADDDGVVVVPRARAADVLRASRAREEKEARSRERYARGELSLDVNAMRAALAAKGLTYVDAEDQ is encoded by the coding sequence ATGAGCGTCGTGGTCCGCAACCCCGCCCGCACCGAGCGCGCCCTCGTGGACGGGCTGGGGCAGCTGGGCGTCTCCACCGTCCACGAGGCGCAGGGCCGCAGCCATCTGCTCGACCCCGCGCTGCGTCCGATCTGGCCGGGGGCCCGCGTGGCCGGGACGGCCGTGACCGTCAGCGTGCCGCCCGGCGACAACTGGATGCTCCACGTGGCCGTCGAGCAGTGCGCCGAGGGCGACCTGCTGGTGGTCGCCCCGACCACGCCGTCGTCGGCCGGGTACTTCGGCGAGCTGCTGGCCACGGCGGTGGCGCACCGCGGGGTGCGGGGCCTGGTCATCGACGCGGGCTGCCGCGACGTCGCCGAGCTGCGCGACATGGGCTTCCCGGTCTGGTCGCGGCACGTGTCGGCGTTCGGCACCGTGAAGGAGACCCTCGGCAGCGTCAACGTCGGGCTCGTGTGCGCGGGGCAGTGGGTGGAGCCCGGGGACGTCGTTCTCGCCGACGACGACGGCGTGGTCGTGGTCCCACGGGCCCGGGCCGCCGATGTCCTGCGGGCTTCGCGTGCGCGCGAGGAGAAGGAGGCGCGGTCGCGGGAGCGCTACGCGCGCGGGGAGCTCAGCCTCGACGTCAACGCGATGCGGGCCGCTCTCGCGGCCAAGGGCCTCACCTACGTGGACGCGGAGGATCAGTGA
- a CDS encoding zinc-dependent alcohol dehydrogenase, whose amino-acid sequence MAEQVLAAVRTGPRTTEMREFPLPDVDDDSALLKVEVAGICGTDVKMYANPPFADPVIMGHENVGVIARAGRGFTRRKGLAEGDRVFVEHYVGCFHCAWCHAGEYRHCELTDWRTNPDARRYGYTSAENPGRLWGGFAQYMYLPWNAVTHEVPDGVTPELAGLVTPLSNGIEWALNAGRVGYASTVLIQGPGQQGLSQVVASKQAGASLIIVTGTTRDAARLDLAKALGADAVIDVQREDPLTRIRELTGGVGVDTVLDCTSGAGTAPVLLGIDALKRRGGVMVTQGELAAFPDFPLKKMTEKSITLASARGHGYRAVELALEQLASGRFPLERLATHSFGLHEVDRAIRALAGETGEDALHISLLPWGKTV is encoded by the coding sequence ATGGCCGAGCAGGTACTGGCGGCGGTCCGGACGGGACCGCGCACCACGGAGATGCGCGAGTTCCCCCTACCGGACGTCGACGATGACAGCGCCCTGCTCAAGGTCGAGGTCGCGGGCATCTGCGGGACCGACGTGAAGATGTACGCGAACCCGCCCTTCGCCGATCCGGTGATCATGGGGCACGAGAACGTGGGGGTCATCGCCCGCGCCGGGCGCGGCTTCACCCGCCGCAAGGGCCTCGCCGAGGGCGACCGCGTGTTCGTCGAGCACTACGTGGGCTGCTTCCACTGCGCGTGGTGCCACGCGGGGGAGTACCGCCACTGCGAGCTCACCGACTGGCGCACCAACCCCGACGCCCGGCGCTACGGCTACACCTCAGCAGAGAACCCGGGCCGGCTGTGGGGCGGCTTCGCGCAGTACATGTACCTGCCCTGGAACGCGGTGACGCACGAGGTGCCCGACGGCGTCACGCCCGAGCTGGCCGGGCTCGTCACGCCGCTGTCCAACGGCATCGAGTGGGCGCTGAACGCCGGACGGGTCGGTTACGCCTCCACGGTGCTCATCCAGGGGCCGGGGCAGCAGGGTCTCTCGCAGGTCGTCGCCTCGAAGCAGGCCGGGGCCTCGCTGATCATCGTCACCGGTACCACGCGGGACGCCGCGCGGCTCGACCTCGCGAAGGCGCTCGGAGCGGACGCGGTGATCGACGTACAGCGTGAGGACCCGCTGACGCGGATCCGGGAGCTCACCGGCGGCGTCGGTGTCGACACGGTGCTCGACTGCACGTCGGGCGCGGGCACGGCCCCCGTCCTGCTCGGGATCGACGCGCTCAAACGCCGCGGGGGCGTGATGGTCACGCAGGGCGAGCTCGCGGCGTTCCCGGACTTCCCGCTGAAGAAGATGACCGAGAAATCGATCACGCTCGCCAGTGCGCGGGGCCACGGCTACCGCGCCGTCGAGCTGGCGCTCGAGCAGCTCGCCTCGGGGCGCTTCCCGCTCGAACGACTCGCCACCCACAGCTTCGGCCTGCACGAGGTGGACCGTGCGATCCGGGCACTGGCCGGGGAGACCGGCGAGGACGCCCTGCACATCTCGCTGCTGCCGTGGGGGAAGACCGTATGA